A genomic window from Acinetobacter chinensis includes:
- a CDS encoding glycosyltransferase family 2 protein, which translates to MEPINLIFLFGFIGIWIPQAFWAWLSYSAWQYSRKAADELKNLPTPERWPMLSVLIPAYNEEVVIEDTLHAMAAQDYPSASYEVLLINDGSKDDTLAISERLAKIYPCIKIVNVPKGMGGKGKSRTLNNGLPHAKGELIVVYDADSTPEPDCVRLLAQTLIADSSLVAVNGKVRTRNWRDSILTRFIAIEFIYFQWIFQGGRWNRFRLSTLMGTNYVIWRNALDTLGGFDEKSLVDDTEMSFRVFLGSKRIKWVPYAIGWQQDPPSLEVFIKQRSRWTQGNFYVTEKYLPIALRKPFPIGVEIGNNIMCYIMFVPALFWSHVALVLGLLNIAGMTIPGPFVALWGLSFCLYIAQMWFTLSLEKVKPELYFYSVIAYFSYSQVFLIIVVKAAYDMLKSRIKGEGIQWYKTERSKEKK; encoded by the coding sequence ATTCCTCAGGCTTTCTGGGCCTGGCTCAGTTATTCAGCCTGGCAATATTCACGTAAAGCCGCCGACGAACTGAAAAATTTGCCGACACCTGAACGCTGGCCAATGCTGAGTGTGCTTATTCCTGCCTACAACGAAGAAGTCGTGATTGAAGACACCCTGCATGCTATGGCTGCGCAGGATTATCCATCAGCATCATACGAAGTTCTGTTAATCAATGACGGTTCCAAAGACGATACCCTCGCCATCTCTGAACGGCTGGCAAAAATCTATCCCTGCATCAAGATTGTCAATGTTCCCAAAGGTATGGGAGGAAAAGGAAAATCCAGAACCCTGAACAATGGTTTACCACATGCCAAAGGTGAGCTGATCGTGGTCTATGATGCGGACAGTACACCTGAGCCTGACTGTGTACGCTTACTGGCACAGACACTGATTGCAGACTCAAGTCTGGTTGCAGTGAATGGTAAAGTCCGAACCCGGAACTGGCGTGACAGTATTTTAACGCGCTTCATTGCGATTGAATTTATTTACTTTCAGTGGATTTTTCAGGGTGGACGATGGAACCGTTTCCGTCTTTCCACCCTGATGGGCACCAATTATGTGATCTGGCGAAATGCGCTGGATACCTTAGGCGGTTTCGATGAAAAGTCCCTGGTGGATGACACTGAAATGAGCTTCCGTGTCTTTCTGGGCAGTAAAAGAATCAAGTGGGTTCCCTATGCAATCGGCTGGCAGCAGGACCCACCCTCTCTTGAGGTATTTATTAAACAGCGTTCACGCTGGACTCAGGGGAATTTCTACGTTACAGAAAAATACCTCCCCATTGCCCTGAGAAAGCCTTTTCCGATTGGCGTTGAAATTGGCAACAACATCATGTGTTACATCATGTTTGTACCTGCCCTTTTCTGGAGCCATGTCGCACTGGTTTTAGGGCTGCTGAATATCGCAGGCATGACCATTCCAGGACCCTTCGTTGCTTTATGGGGGCTCTCATTCTGCCTGTATATTGCTCAGATGTGGTTTACCTTATCTTTAGAAAAAGTAAAACCTGAATTGTATTTTTATTCAGTGATTGCTTATTTTTCATATTCACAAGTTTTCCTGATTATCGTTGTTAAAGCCGCCTACGACATGCTGAAAAGCAGAATCAAAGGTGAAGGTATTCAATGGTATAAAACTGAACGCAGCAAAGAGAAAAAATAA
- a CDS encoding alpha-amylase family protein — translation MIRKKTIKISLYVSIMISVLLLGTVWATPGTVSPAQVVGVFWQPTLQTRPSGNWDLLGVRTFVPQFGVVDGKSWVPTQNIPQWNPLPDWKKVQQNAWAKHLILGLSGEYDEKQARANVARHGEMSLQFIQEQQLTQKPTAYYFPVEADPSWLGVGLLGQTLKTLPKPLWVSIYSAKAEPAAYDLWLGSWLPEQTQVFFQDGVGTGVRTPVQAKKILENLQHKFGKERIVLVVEAFRPKRGGGFRAAYPWEIIQQLNTYQNQKVYIFDGPHYLSRPSVYMIALWQKMNT, via the coding sequence ATGATACGAAAAAAGACGATTAAAATCAGTCTCTATGTCAGCATCATGATCAGTGTGTTGTTACTGGGTACTGTATGGGCGACGCCTGGTACAGTATCACCTGCTCAGGTGGTTGGTGTTTTCTGGCAACCGACTTTACAGACCAGACCAAGCGGCAACTGGGATCTGCTCGGGGTACGGACGTTCGTACCTCAGTTTGGTGTGGTGGATGGTAAATCATGGGTTCCTACGCAAAATATTCCGCAATGGAATCCACTGCCTGACTGGAAAAAAGTCCAGCAGAATGCATGGGCAAAACATCTGATTCTGGGGCTTTCAGGTGAGTATGATGAAAAACAGGCACGCGCCAATGTAGCCCGCCATGGTGAAATGTCACTACAGTTTATTCAGGAACAGCAGTTAACACAGAAACCGACAGCCTATTATTTTCCTGTCGAAGCCGATCCCTCCTGGTTAGGTGTTGGCTTACTGGGACAAACCCTCAAAACTCTGCCTAAACCGTTATGGGTCAGTATATACAGTGCTAAAGCCGAACCCGCCGCTTATGATCTGTGGTTAGGCAGCTGGCTTCCTGAACAGACTCAGGTTTTTTTCCAGGATGGTGTGGGTACAGGTGTACGTACCCCCGTCCAGGCAAAAAAAATACTGGAAAATCTGCAGCATAAATTTGGCAAAGAACGGATTGTTCTTGTAGTTGAAGCATTCAGACCTAAACGTGGTGGTGGTTTCCGCGCTGCCTATCCCTGGGAAATCATTCAGCAGCTCAACACTTATCAGAACCAGAAAGTCTATATCTTTGATGGTCCACACTATCTGAGCCGACCATCTGTATATATGATTGCTTTATGGCAAAAAATGAATACCTGA
- the wecB gene encoding non-hydrolyzing UDP-N-acetylglucosamine 2-epimerase: protein MTAQKFKLSVVFGTRPELIKVAPIILQAQQDDRFDVEVIFTGQHDELVRDAIDFFEIKIDHRLKMMNAGQSLNQLLIQGLQQLETVFTDGQKRDAVIVQGDTTTVLAAGLSSFALKQAVAHVEAGLRSYDMDHPFPEEGNRQLVSRVARWHFAPTAQSGQNLKNEMINPEHICVTGNTVVDAVRLAKQRMDDGRSQKLMQELGLNFNPEQKVVLVTAHRRENFGEGIEHICQSIQTLTEHYPELNFVWPVHLNPAVHQVVHGFFKDHKQVHLLQPLDYPNLLNMMHRAYFIMTDSGGLQEEGPSFNKPVLILRTTTERPEVVDVGAGVLVGTDKELIIEHARRLMDDKKYYQQMSEVENPFGDGHASERILERMYQDVFGR from the coding sequence ATGACTGCACAAAAATTTAAATTAAGTGTCGTTTTTGGAACTCGTCCTGAACTGATTAAAGTTGCTCCTATTATCCTGCAGGCACAGCAGGATGACCGTTTTGATGTCGAGGTGATATTTACTGGTCAGCATGATGAACTTGTACGTGATGCCATCGATTTTTTTGAAATCAAAATTGACCATCGCTTAAAGATGATGAATGCAGGTCAAAGTCTGAATCAGTTGCTGATCCAGGGTTTACAGCAGCTGGAAACTGTTTTTACGGATGGGCAGAAACGGGATGCTGTGATTGTACAGGGGGATACAACCACCGTACTGGCAGCAGGATTGAGCTCATTTGCTCTCAAACAGGCTGTTGCTCATGTAGAGGCAGGACTGCGTTCTTATGATATGGATCATCCATTTCCTGAAGAAGGCAACCGTCAGCTGGTGTCACGTGTGGCACGCTGGCATTTTGCACCGACCGCACAGTCTGGGCAGAATTTAAAAAATGAAATGATCAATCCTGAGCATATCTGTGTCACCGGGAATACCGTTGTGGATGCTGTGCGACTGGCGAAACAGCGTATGGATGATGGACGTAGCCAGAAGCTGATGCAGGAGCTGGGATTAAATTTTAATCCAGAGCAGAAAGTGGTACTGGTGACAGCGCATCGACGTGAAAACTTTGGTGAAGGGATTGAGCATATCTGTCAGTCAATTCAGACACTGACAGAGCATTATCCTGAGCTGAATTTTGTCTGGCCGGTACACTTAAATCCAGCTGTGCATCAGGTGGTACATGGGTTCTTTAAAGACCATAAACAGGTACATCTGTTACAGCCACTGGATTACCCAAACCTGTTGAATATGATGCATCGGGCATATTTTATTATGACGGATTCGGGAGGACTGCAGGAAGAAGGTCCATCCTTTAACAAGCCAGTACTGATTTTAAGAACAACCACAGAGCGTCCAGAAGTTGTCGATGTGGGTGCTGGTGTACTGGTTGGAACAGACAAAGAGCTGATTATCGAACATGCCAGACGACTGATGGATGATAAAAAATATTATCAGCAAATGTCAGAAGTGGAAAATCCCTTTGGAGATGGTCATGCATCTGAACGTATTCTGGAACGGATGTACCAGGATGTCTTTGGACGCTGA
- a CDS encoding tetratricopeptide repeat protein, translating to MRDSRYPFVKMLWVLSLSGLALTAPLAYADSEDRTELRPGHPVYDLWDQFYKTEKNNPAQAEQILIQLTEKTPQEVRVWKSLTYLQINQKRPEDALKSITQARELSPQDEELTLQQAYLLNGLGRNAEAVSVFKTLQNSQNPQTKATADQAVLNLQGDQSSTGSAYFADIYFSPSYEDRFSMGVSPLKARAGRYFGESQQGQVYGFASLNRDTKSKGNTNPATLHSNALIFDDNAAIAGVGVSYQPWLNVPVRTYAEVGVSYDLIDRDRSRTRESVVAGVTGYEEWQHQKLTENASSPNWYTDAYGNIATYSREDYSVLSDLRVRSGLNFADQGLKFYGKAHAINDTAQRYYNNLIEVGPGISWKPFKQFPATLSVEKMYGKYISGTPSEIKNTYDNTRVELTFYHGF from the coding sequence ATGCGTGATTCCCGATATCCCTTTGTGAAAATGCTGTGGGTTCTGAGCCTGTCAGGATTGGCTTTAACAGCACCTTTGGCATATGCAGATTCAGAGGATCGAACGGAACTGAGACCCGGTCATCCTGTCTATGATCTGTGGGATCAGTTTTATAAAACGGAAAAAAACAATCCTGCACAGGCTGAACAGATTTTAATTCAACTGACAGAAAAAACGCCCCAGGAAGTGCGTGTCTGGAAAAGTCTGACTTATTTACAGATTAATCAGAAAAGACCGGAGGATGCATTAAAAAGCATTACCCAGGCTCGTGAACTGAGTCCTCAGGATGAAGAACTGACCCTGCAGCAGGCATATTTACTCAATGGTCTGGGACGAAATGCAGAAGCAGTCAGCGTATTTAAAACCTTGCAGAATTCACAGAACCCTCAGACTAAAGCTACAGCTGATCAGGCGGTTCTGAATCTACAGGGGGATCAGAGCAGTACAGGCAGTGCTTATTTTGCAGATATCTATTTTTCGCCCTCTTATGAAGACCGTTTTTCGATGGGTGTTTCACCGCTGAAAGCACGTGCAGGACGTTACTTTGGTGAAAGCCAGCAAGGTCAGGTCTATGGTTTTGCAAGCTTAAACCGGGATACAAAATCGAAGGGCAATACCAATCCTGCGACTTTGCACAGCAATGCTTTAATTTTTGATGACAATGCTGCCATTGCTGGTGTGGGTGTGAGTTATCAACCCTGGTTGAATGTTCCTGTCCGTACTTATGCTGAAGTTGGTGTCAGCTATGATCTGATTGACCGTGATCGTTCCAGAACCCGTGAAAGTGTGGTTGCGGGCGTTACAGGCTATGAAGAATGGCAACATCAAAAACTGACCGAAAATGCATCCTCACCGAACTGGTATACAGATGCTTATGGCAACATCGCGACTTATTCCCGTGAAGATTATTCTGTTCTTTCAGATTTAAGAGTGCGCTCAGGGCTGAACTTCGCAGATCAGGGGCTGAAATTTTATGGCAAGGCACATGCCATTAATGATACAGCACAGCGTTACTACAATAATTTAATTGAAGTGGGTCCTGGCATCTCATGGAAGCCATTTAAGCAATTTCCAGCCACACTCAGCGTGGAAAAAATGTATGGCAAATATATCTCAGGCACACCCTCAGAAATTAAAAACACCTATGACAATACCCGCGTGGAACTCACTTTCTATCATGGATTTTAA
- a CDS encoding sulfite exporter TauE/SafE family protein, which yields MIYLALALIGIISGMISGVVGTGSSIILLPILAYIFGAKLAVPIMAIASIMGNISRVVLWRHELNVKAFLLFVSTGVPAAVLGANTLWAIPAELSSLCIGLFFIALIPLRRLAKHHGFQLNRFHLVIAGALLGFLTGVVFSTGPLLLPVFSGFGLTKGALLATEAASSFALYASKSIAFGALGILKQDVLLAGVMVGLSLMAGNYLGKLMVLKISERMFNLCLDGMLLLAGVSMLWGVF from the coding sequence ATGATTTATCTGGCACTGGCTTTGATCGGAATCATTTCAGGCATGATCAGCGGTGTTGTGGGGACGGGCTCATCGATTATTTTATTGCCCATACTGGCTTATATTTTTGGTGCAAAACTGGCAGTGCCGATCATGGCAATTGCTTCAATTATGGGAAATATTTCCCGTGTCGTACTATGGCGACATGAGCTGAATGTTAAAGCTTTTTTATTGTTTGTCAGTACAGGTGTCCCTGCTGCTGTTTTAGGTGCAAATACCCTGTGGGCGATTCCGGCAGAGCTTTCCAGTCTCTGTATCGGGCTGTTTTTTATTGCGCTGATTCCACTGCGCCGCCTGGCAAAACATCATGGTTTTCAGTTAAACCGTTTTCATTTAGTGATTGCAGGTGCATTACTGGGTTTTCTGACGGGTGTGGTTTTTTCTACAGGACCTTTACTGTTGCCGGTATTCAGTGGTTTTGGTCTGACCAAAGGCGCTTTACTGGCAACAGAAGCAGCGTCTTCCTTTGCGTTATATGCCTCTAAAAGTATTGCTTTTGGCGCACTGGGGATTCTGAAACAGGACGTGCTTTTGGCAGGGGTAATGGTTGGACTGTCATTGATGGCAGGCAACTATCTGGGCAAATTAATGGTGCTGAAAATATCGGAACGCATGTTCAATTTATGCCTGGATGGCATGTTGCTTCTGGCCGGAGTTTCGATGTTGTGGGGCGTGTTTTGA
- the hemW gene encoding radical SAM family heme chaperone HemW, giving the protein MADLNPQNIPLSLYIHMPWCVRKCPYCDFNSHAVPDGALSQELEQEYLQALVEDFKTQTDFAQGRKIHSVFIGGGTPSLISAQGYVWLFAQLKALIPFEQGCEITLEANPGTVEHDPFADYLDAGINRLSIGVQSFNADHLQKLGRIHSSDNAVTAIQHARAAGFERVNVDLMHGLPEQTLEQALLDLKLAVESGATHISWYQLTIEPNTVFFRTQPVLPVDEVLEDIQEQGEQYLKASGFINYEVSAWRKEKPSAHNLNYWQFGDYLAIGAGAHGKVTQPDGVYRYQKTRLPKDYLARVPAENLQYKRIEHDDMPFEFMMNALRLNEGVPADFYLERTGTVLTTVAPLLDSLKQRHLMVDDENRLACTEQGHIFLNSVLEEFL; this is encoded by the coding sequence TTGGCAGATTTAAATCCTCAAAATATTCCCCTTTCTCTGTATATTCACATGCCCTGGTGTGTGCGCAAATGTCCGTACTGTGACTTCAATTCTCATGCGGTGCCTGACGGTGCTCTGTCACAGGAACTGGAGCAGGAATATTTACAGGCGCTGGTTGAGGATTTTAAAACCCAGACGGATTTCGCACAGGGACGTAAAATTCATAGTGTGTTTATTGGCGGGGGAACTCCCTCGCTGATTTCAGCTCAGGGTTATGTATGGTTGTTTGCTCAGTTAAAAGCACTGATTCCTTTTGAGCAGGGATGTGAAATTACACTGGAAGCCAACCCTGGAACGGTGGAACATGATCCCTTTGCGGATTATCTGGATGCCGGAATTAACCGTCTGTCCATTGGGGTACAGAGTTTCAATGCTGATCATCTGCAAAAACTGGGGCGGATTCATTCCAGTGATAATGCGGTGACTGCGATTCAGCATGCCAGAGCCGCAGGCTTTGAACGGGTCAATGTTGATCTGATGCACGGTTTGCCTGAGCAAACACTGGAACAGGCATTGCTTGATCTGAAACTGGCGGTGGAAAGTGGTGCAACGCATATTTCCTGGTATCAGCTGACCATTGAACCCAATACGGTCTTTTTCCGGACTCAGCCGGTTTTACCTGTCGATGAAGTCCTTGAGGACATCCAGGAGCAGGGTGAACAGTATTTAAAAGCCAGCGGTTTTATCAATTATGAAGTGTCTGCATGGCGTAAAGAGAAACCTTCGGCACACAATCTGAATTACTGGCAGTTCGGGGATTACCTCGCAATCGGGGCGGGGGCGCATGGCAAAGTGACACAGCCTGATGGTGTGTACCGTTATCAGAAAACCCGTTTGCCTAAGGATTATTTAGCCAGAGTACCCGCAGAAAATCTGCAGTATAAGCGTATTGAACATGATGATATGCCTTTTGAATTTATGATGAATGCTTTGCGGTTAAATGAAGGTGTTCCTGCTGATTTTTATCTGGAAAGAACAGGCACAGTACTGACGACTGTTGCACCTTTACTGGACTCTCTGAAACAGCGTCATTTAATGGTGGATGATGAAAACCGGCTGGCCTGTACTGAACAGGGGCACATATTTTTAAATTCCGTGCTGGAGGAATTTTTATGA
- a CDS encoding DMT family transporter: MMKLSSQFLLLLPLAMGIGIAMTFQTAINSQLREYLHSPLQAALLSFLVGTIVLAFFVFFQSAAKPSLQELNQIPLYLWFGGCLGVYAISISIYTAPRLGFLTLSGLIIFGQIMMSMLLDHFGWLGVEKTPINWQRLLGSVVIFIGVLLTLQR, translated from the coding sequence ATGATGAAACTTTCGAGCCAGTTTCTCTTACTGCTTCCTTTGGCAATGGGCATCGGCATCGCCATGACATTTCAGACGGCTATCAATTCTCAGCTCAGAGAATATTTACACTCGCCGTTACAGGCTGCCCTTTTGTCATTTTTAGTTGGTACAATAGTGCTCGCCTTTTTTGTGTTTTTTCAGTCTGCGGCAAAACCTTCCTTACAGGAATTAAATCAGATCCCTTTGTATCTGTGGTTCGGAGGATGCCTAGGTGTCTATGCCATCAGTATCAGCATTTACACCGCACCCAGACTGGGTTTTCTGACCCTGTCAGGTCTGATTATTTTTGGACAGATCATGATGTCGATGCTGCTGGATCATTTCGGATGGCTCGGGGTCGAAAAAACACCCATCAACTGGCAACGCCTTTTAGGCAGCGTGGTGATTTTCATAGGTGTGCTTCTCACTCTGCAACGCTGA
- a CDS encoding MATE family efflux transporter, translating into MLPILVTQFAYAGFGLIDTIMAGHMSAEDLAAIAVGVGLWIPIMLLFSGIMIATTPLVAEANGARTPEKIPSIVRQSLWVALVLGIIAMLILQAMPLLLPLFGVPDSLLPKASLFLHAIGFGMPAVTMYAALRNYSEALGYPRPVTLLSLVALVVLIPLNFIFMYGIGPVPHLGSAGCGFATAILQWLMFIVLAVYVFRAKRYQRTQPLTHFEKINPVLIKRILKLGLPIGLAIFFEVSIFSTGAIVLSTLGEVTIAAHQIAISVTSQLFMIPMSLALALTIRVGTYYGEKNREAMRKVQQVGLLTATVFAFITMLLMWLLRHQIVAIYTTDYAVTQIAVYLVLFAIGYQLMDAWQVSAAGCLRGMQDTKGPMWITMLAYWVIAFPVGIYLARHTEMGASGVWTGLIVGLSIACVLLIIRLIMMNKRVSLPG; encoded by the coding sequence ATGCTGCCCATACTGGTCACTCAGTTCGCCTATGCAGGTTTTGGACTGATTGATACGATTATGGCAGGTCATATGTCTGCTGAAGACCTTGCTGCCATTGCAGTGGGTGTTGGACTGTGGATTCCCATCATGCTGCTGTTCAGCGGAATCATGATTGCGACAACACCACTGGTTGCAGAAGCCAATGGGGCACGTACACCTGAAAAAATCCCCTCCATTGTACGCCAGTCACTTTGGGTGGCTCTGGTGCTGGGAATTATTGCCATGCTGATTTTACAGGCAATGCCATTACTGCTTCCGCTGTTTGGTGTACCCGACTCCCTGTTGCCTAAAGCCAGTCTGTTTTTACATGCAATCGGTTTTGGTATGCCCGCTGTCACTATGTATGCGGCTCTGCGGAATTATTCAGAAGCCTTAGGTTATCCACGTCCTGTGACTTTGCTCAGTCTGGTTGCCCTGGTCGTACTGATTCCACTGAATTTTATTTTTATGTATGGCATCGGTCCAGTTCCTCATTTAGGCAGTGCTGGCTGTGGTTTTGCAACTGCAATTTTACAGTGGTTGATGTTTATTGTTTTAGCCGTATATGTATTTAGGGCGAAACGCTATCAGCGCACCCAGCCTCTGACTCATTTTGAGAAAATCAATCCGGTTCTGATCAAACGGATTCTTAAACTGGGTCTTCCGATCGGTCTTGCCATCTTCTTTGAAGTCAGTATTTTCAGTACCGGTGCGATTGTGCTGAGTACGCTGGGTGAAGTCACCATTGCTGCGCATCAGATTGCCATTTCTGTAACTTCACAGCTGTTTATGATTCCAATGTCACTTGCGTTGGCACTGACCATTCGGGTCGGGACGTATTATGGTGAAAAGAACAGGGAAGCAATGCGTAAAGTCCAGCAGGTCGGGCTCCTGACCGCAACTGTTTTTGCTTTTATCACCATGTTGCTGATGTGGCTGTTGCGCCATCAGATCGTAGCGATTTACACAACTGACTATGCTGTGACACAGATTGCAGTGTACCTGGTGCTGTTTGCCATCGGCTACCAGCTCATGGATGCCTGGCAGGTCAGTGCCGCTGGCTGTCTGCGTGGTATGCAGGACACTAAAGGTCCAATGTGGATCACCATGCTTGCCTACTGGGTAATTGCATTCCCTGTTGGGATTTACCTGGCACGTCATACGGAAATGGGGGCATCAGGTGTCTGGACAGGACTGATTGTAGGTCTGAGCATTGCCTGTGTCTTATTGATTATCCGTTTGATCATGATGAATAAACGGGTCAGCCTGCCTGGCTGA
- a CDS encoding DUF1737 domain-containing protein: MKIYRYLTGKDDVSFCARVTKALNEGYELYGAPTMTFNGTDVIVGQVIIKNDAVETEVPQGLKDALVKLQK, encoded by the coding sequence GTGAAGATTTATCGTTATTTAACAGGAAAAGATGATGTCAGTTTCTGTGCCAGGGTGACCAAAGCCCTGAATGAAGGCTATGAGTTATATGGTGCGCCCACCATGACGTTTAATGGTACAGATGTCATTGTCGGGCAGGTGATTATTAAAAATGATGCGGTGGAAACGGAAGTGCCTCAGGGACTGAAAGATGCTCTGGTAAAATTACAGAAATAA